In a genomic window of Rhinoraja longicauda isolate Sanriku21f unplaced genomic scaffold, sRhiLon1.1 Scf002634, whole genome shotgun sequence:
- the LOC144591877 gene encoding protein SLFN14-like, translated as MALESIRLMETPYPDQVLDAGTVDFGEMHRKNMKNHSLKKAQCRNLVIAACALLNSGGGIIHVKVRNEDYNQRTDAIGLDIEQAICSLVMDSSLIEFMQQGTTMRIFVQSWINSMNEKSKLPRLCSIASNVYCRRGTQCIQLKTFEVEELCQRKSTSSQSSDEEDSDSSNGPAAKKPFLNPKCQNIELPFDMLDQKEFQHGDILNFGESEHVEFKDFSGKKISDRINEAIPTLMSSFANANGGFIFIGVTDSRVVVGCKLEEPNSFISNIVKRKLKIECNYSCPRTIVGPRTRLKVASVMKGSKLVGSLIMLYIEQSCCVVFADNPDSWTVEDDHVKRM; from the coding sequence ATGGCTCTTGAGAGCATACGATTGATGGAGACCCCGTATCCGGACCAGGTGCTGGATGCAGGCACTGTAGACTTTGGGGAAATGCATAGGAAAAACATGAAAAACCATTCCTTGAAAAAGGCGCAGTGCAGAAACTTAGTTATAGCAGCATGTGCCCTTTTAAATTCTGGTGGTGGAATCATTCATGTGAAAGTGAGGAATGAGGATTACAACCAGCGCACTGATGCAATTGGATTGGATATAGAACAGGCAATTTGCAGTTTGGTAATGGACTCGTCATTAATAGAATTCATGCAGCAAGGTACCACCATGAGGATTTTTGTGCAGTCATGGATCAATAGCATGAATGAAAAGAGTAAATTGCCACGGTTGTGTTCTATAGCAAGCAATGTTTACTGTAGGAGAGGTACTCAGTGTATTCAATTGAAAACCTTTGAAGTGGAGGAATTATGCCAAAGAAAATCCACTTCATCCCAAAGTAGTGATGAAGAAGATTCAGATTCTAGTAATGGCCCAGCAGCAAAAAAGCCTTTTTTAAACCCTAAATGTCAGAATATTGAGTTACCTTTTGATATGTTAGATCAAAAAGAATTTCAACATGGTGATATTTTGAATTTTGGTGAATCTGAACACGTTGAATTTAAAGATTTTTCAGGGAAAAAGATCTCAGACAGGATAAATGAAGCAATTCCAACATTAATGTCTTCCTTTGCAAATGCAAATGGTGGGTTTATATTCATAGGTGTCACTGATTCGAGGGTAGTTGTTGGATGTAAGCTTGAAGAACCTAATAGTTTTATATCCAACATTGTCAAAAGAAAACTCAAGATTGAATGTAATTATTCCTGTCCAAGGACCATTGTTGGTCCAAGGACCAGACTTAAAGTTGCCAGTGTTATGAAGGGATCAAAACTTGTTGGCTCTTTGATAATGTTATACATTGAGCAGTCATGCTGTGTAGTGTTTGCTGACAATCCTGACAGCTGGACAGTAGAAGATGACCACGTTAAGAGAATG